The Chanodichthys erythropterus isolate Z2021 chromosome 12, ASM2448905v1, whole genome shotgun sequence genome contains a region encoding:
- the c12h4orf33 gene encoding UPF0462 protein C4orf33 homolog isoform X2, whose translation MEFYIRHTWDSLPVDHKPVKIRFSPGEEGLLMQVTAPFFNDPPAPAGPPGEPFPGLWDYEVVESFFLNSNTEQYLEVEVCPHGQHLILLLNGKHNAFMQQLPLSFKANIEDNTWKGEALLPWRYFPQGINKMNSYAIHGSGAGRTYEALYPVPREDLQEGQGPDFHRLEYFQDFTLQSIMGEDWVQPESDLWNLASK comes from the exons ATGGAGTTCTATATCAGACACACCTGGGACAGCTTACCTGTGGATCATAAGCCGGTAAAGATTCGCTTCTCACCTGGCGAGGAAGGTTTGTTAATGCAGGTGACTGCTCCTTTCTTTAACGACCCCCCTGCACCAGCCGGACCACCTGGAGAGCCGTTCCCTGGTCTCTGGGACTATGAGG TGGTCGAATCCTTCTTCTTGAACAGCAACACTGAGCAATATCTAGAGGTGGAAGTCTGCCC ACATGGACAACACCTTATTTTGCTGCTGAATGGAAAACATAATGCTTTTATG CAACAACTCCCTCTATCATTCAAAGCCAATATAGAGGACAACACATGGAAGGGAGAAGCACTTCTGCCTTGGAGGTATTTCCCTCAGGGCATTAATAAGATGAACTCCTACGCCATCCATGGCTCTGGTGCAGGAAGGACCTACGAGGCTCTGTATCCTGTTCCTAGAGAAGACCTGCAAGAAGGACAGGGACCAGACTT TCATCGACTTGAGTATTTTCAAGACTTCACTCTGCAAAGCATCATGGGAGAAGACTGGGTTCAGCCAGAATCTGACCTGTGGAATTTAGCAAGCAAATGA
- the c12h4orf33 gene encoding UPF0462 protein C4orf33 homolog isoform X1, which produces MLNSVCSGCILLTAMEFYIRHTWDSLPVDHKPVKIRFSPGEEGLLMQVTAPFFNDPPAPAGPPGEPFPGLWDYEVVESFFLNSNTEQYLEVEVCPHGQHLILLLNGKHNAFMQQLPLSFKANIEDNTWKGEALLPWRYFPQGINKMNSYAIHGSGAGRTYEALYPVPREDLQEGQGPDFHRLEYFQDFTLQSIMGEDWVQPESDLWNLASK; this is translated from the exons ATGCTTAACAGTGTCTGCAGTGGTTGTATCCTCCTGACTGCCATGGAGTTCTATATCAGACACACCTGGGACAGCTTACCTGTGGATCATAAGCCGGTAAAGATTCGCTTCTCACCTGGCGAGGAAGGTTTGTTAATGCAGGTGACTGCTCCTTTCTTTAACGACCCCCCTGCACCAGCCGGACCACCTGGAGAGCCGTTCCCTGGTCTCTGGGACTATGAGG TGGTCGAATCCTTCTTCTTGAACAGCAACACTGAGCAATATCTAGAGGTGGAAGTCTGCCC ACATGGACAACACCTTATTTTGCTGCTGAATGGAAAACATAATGCTTTTATG CAACAACTCCCTCTATCATTCAAAGCCAATATAGAGGACAACACATGGAAGGGAGAAGCACTTCTGCCTTGGAGGTATTTCCCTCAGGGCATTAATAAGATGAACTCCTACGCCATCCATGGCTCTGGTGCAGGAAGGACCTACGAGGCTCTGTATCCTGTTCCTAGAGAAGACCTGCAAGAAGGACAGGGACCAGACTT TCATCGACTTGAGTATTTTCAAGACTTCACTCTGCAAAGCATCATGGGAGAAGACTGGGTTCAGCCAGAATCTGACCTGTGGAATTTAGCAAGCAAATGA
- the sclt1 gene encoding sodium channel and clathrin linker 1 isoform X1 — protein MTTEVEFLRDQVNRLNSVLGRYQDEFPPPSSVSQADDVVMESAAPWLSDRGLMAPLIEEYDRHIQQMEMQLKFYQRQMTDVKASLEQVVKENERLHAEQRISIEKQLQSLSAGTEGDTAADAIAISNLEEQVKCAVEEKERALQMWQTASQELDRLQTQYQSSMSDGQIQAVERQHMQNQLAQIQQHAQKLQLTNQKLESTNQQFLKTVTEQSSELEELRSQLRQAKLEQRSATTKVEEMTRLLQNVQDQMQRREEDAAEAHGREEASDRRLQQLQAALNQLEARLKAATQDSESVRRKQTEWERQVGELQGRCSSLEEEKFEALSRLRNSIQLAEEASLQREQAQLREKQRAEELEKMKDAMKQLIQDAALRTRKEVESVRKQCNVQIHRMAEELSALQLECADKETQIERAHRERKAVEEELEKVYKEGRVGEPEMRKMEALHQRCLNAERLKDETQLTLNSTKNKMKKMEMEYSEELSRCQEEVRRLQSGLMSAREESTAISEERVTLQQENQQLHRDMEALRKECALAQRRAKQQVSSMQQELCVKEQSLESRLREMEESSKNSSAGLTRLLLAQQKTISRYKDEAKNLTQAFQQKLSSLRSELNRQKQRVQELEIQMEADHQKMLEYERQVSEHQEKNTRLQWRLSQAEQRAASASQQLNVMSQRRKAASMMDLETLS, from the exons ATGACAACAGAAGTCGAGTTTCTTCGAGATCAAG tgaatcGTTTAAACTCCGTCCTTGGTCGATATCAGGATGAATTTCCTCCTCCCTCCTCAGTGTCACAG GCAGATGACGTGGTCATGGAATCTGCAGCTCCCTGGCTCTCAGACAGAGG TCTAATGGCTCCTCTAATTGAAGAATATGACAGACACATACAACAGATGGAGATGCAGCTCAAGTTCTATCAG AGGCAGATGACGGACGTCAAAGCAAGCCTGGAGCAGGTGGTTAAAGAAAATGAGCG gCTTCATGCAGAGCAGAGAATATCCATTGAAAAGCAGCTGCAGTCTCTGTCCGCTGGAACAGAAGGAGACACGGCAGCGGATGCAATCGCCATCAGCAATCTGGAGGAGCAGGTCAAGTGTGCCGTGGAG GAGAAAGAACGGGCTCTTCAGATGTGGCAGACAGCTTCGCAGGAGTTGGATCGTCTTCAGACCCAGTACCAGAGCTCCATGAGTGACGGACAAATACAGGCGGTTGAACGGCAGCACATGCAG AATCAGCTGGCACAGATTCAACAACACGCACAGAagctccagctgaccaatcagaagctGGAATCA ACCAATCAGCAGTTCCTTAAGACGGTGACGGAACAGAGCAGTGAGCTGGAGGAGTTACGCAGCCAACTCAG GCAAGCAAAACTCGAGCAAAGATCTGCCACGACTAAAGTGGAGGAGATGACCAGACTCCTGCAGAATGTCCAGGATCAGATGCAGAGGAGG GAAGAGGACGCAGCAGAAGCTCACGGTAGAGAGGAAGCGTCTGACCGGAGACTACAGCAGCTACAAGCAGCACTGAACCAGCTAGAGGCCAG ACTCAAAGCTGCGACGCAGGATTCTGAGTCAGTGCGCAGGAAGCAGACGGAGTGGGAGCGGCAAGTGGGAGAACTGCAAGGTCGCTGCTCCTCTCTTGAAGAAGAGAAATTTGAAGCCCTCAGTCGCCTCCGCAACTCCATCCAGCTGGCTGAGGAGGCCTCGCTTCAGAGAGAACAG GCTCAGCTGAGGGAGAAACAGAGAGCAGAAGAGCTGGAGAAGATGAAAGACGCCATGAAGCAGCTGATCCAGGATGCTGCCTTGCGCACCAGGAAAGAG GTTGAGAGTGTTCGTAAGCAGTGTAACGTTCAGATTCATCGCATGGCTGAGGAGCTGTCTGCCCTGCAGCTG GAATGTGCCGATAAAGAGACACAGATTGAAAGAGCCCATCGGGAGAGAAAAGCTGTGGAAGAGGAGCTGGAAAAG GTCTATAAAGAGGGCCGAGTTGGAGAGCCTGAGATGAGGAAGATGGAAGCTCTCCATCAGAGATGTTTAAATGCAGAACGACTGAAGGATGAAACGCAACTCACACTCAACAGCACGAAAAACAAGATGAAGAAGATGGAGATGGa GTATTCAGAGGAGCTGTCGCGCTGTCAGGAGGAGGTGCGGAGGCTACAGTCAGGGCTGATGAGCGCGAGAGAGGAGAGCACAGCCATTAGTGAGGAAAGAGTCACACTGCAGCAAGAGAACCAGCAGCTGCACAGAGACATGGAAGCACTCCGCAAAGAGTGTGCACTAGCTCAGAGACGAGCCAAACAACAG GTGTCTTCGATGCAGCAGGAGCTGTGTGTGAAGGAGCAGAGTTTGGAGTCCAGGCTGAGAGAGATGGAGGAGAGCAGTAAAAACTCCAGCGCTGGTTTGACCAGACTGCTGCTCGCTCAACAGAAAACCATCAGCCGCTACAAAGACGAGGCCAAAAACCTCACACAGGCTTTCCAGCAGAAACTCAGCAGCCTCAG GTCAGAGCTGAACAGACAGAAACAGCGTGTTCAGGAACTGGAGATCCAGATGGAAGCTGATCATCAGAAAATGCTGGAG TATGAGAGGCAGGTTTCAGAGCACCAGGAGAAAAACACTCGTCTGCAGTGGCGTCTTTCTCAGGCAGAGCAACGTGCAGCAAGCGCTTCACAACAG CTGAATGTGATGTCACAACGGAGAAAAGCTGCATCCATGATGGATCTTGAGACTTTATCATAG
- the sclt1 gene encoding sodium channel and clathrin linker 1 isoform X2 produces the protein MESAAPWLSDRGLMAPLIEEYDRHIQQMEMQLKFYQRQMTDVKASLEQVVKENERLHAEQRISIEKQLQSLSAGTEGDTAADAIAISNLEEQVKCAVEEKERALQMWQTASQELDRLQTQYQSSMSDGQIQAVERQHMQNQLAQIQQHAQKLQLTNQKLESTNQQFLKTVTEQSSELEELRSQLRQAKLEQRSATTKVEEMTRLLQNVQDQMQRREEDAAEAHGREEASDRRLQQLQAALNQLEARLKAATQDSESVRRKQTEWERQVGELQGRCSSLEEEKFEALSRLRNSIQLAEEASLQREQAQLREKQRAEELEKMKDAMKQLIQDAALRTRKEVESVRKQCNVQIHRMAEELSALQLECADKETQIERAHRERKAVEEELEKVYKEGRVGEPEMRKMEALHQRCLNAERLKDETQLTLNSTKNKMKKMEMEYSEELSRCQEEVRRLQSGLMSAREESTAISEERVTLQQENQQLHRDMEALRKECALAQRRAKQQVSSMQQELCVKEQSLESRLREMEESSKNSSAGLTRLLLAQQKTISRYKDEAKNLTQAFQQKLSSLRSELNRQKQRVQELEIQMEADHQKMLEYERQVSEHQEKNTRLQWRLSQAEQRAASASQQLNVMSQRRKAASMMDLETLS, from the exons ATGGAATCTGCAGCTCCCTGGCTCTCAGACAGAGG TCTAATGGCTCCTCTAATTGAAGAATATGACAGACACATACAACAGATGGAGATGCAGCTCAAGTTCTATCAG AGGCAGATGACGGACGTCAAAGCAAGCCTGGAGCAGGTGGTTAAAGAAAATGAGCG gCTTCATGCAGAGCAGAGAATATCCATTGAAAAGCAGCTGCAGTCTCTGTCCGCTGGAACAGAAGGAGACACGGCAGCGGATGCAATCGCCATCAGCAATCTGGAGGAGCAGGTCAAGTGTGCCGTGGAG GAGAAAGAACGGGCTCTTCAGATGTGGCAGACAGCTTCGCAGGAGTTGGATCGTCTTCAGACCCAGTACCAGAGCTCCATGAGTGACGGACAAATACAGGCGGTTGAACGGCAGCACATGCAG AATCAGCTGGCACAGATTCAACAACACGCACAGAagctccagctgaccaatcagaagctGGAATCA ACCAATCAGCAGTTCCTTAAGACGGTGACGGAACAGAGCAGTGAGCTGGAGGAGTTACGCAGCCAACTCAG GCAAGCAAAACTCGAGCAAAGATCTGCCACGACTAAAGTGGAGGAGATGACCAGACTCCTGCAGAATGTCCAGGATCAGATGCAGAGGAGG GAAGAGGACGCAGCAGAAGCTCACGGTAGAGAGGAAGCGTCTGACCGGAGACTACAGCAGCTACAAGCAGCACTGAACCAGCTAGAGGCCAG ACTCAAAGCTGCGACGCAGGATTCTGAGTCAGTGCGCAGGAAGCAGACGGAGTGGGAGCGGCAAGTGGGAGAACTGCAAGGTCGCTGCTCCTCTCTTGAAGAAGAGAAATTTGAAGCCCTCAGTCGCCTCCGCAACTCCATCCAGCTGGCTGAGGAGGCCTCGCTTCAGAGAGAACAG GCTCAGCTGAGGGAGAAACAGAGAGCAGAAGAGCTGGAGAAGATGAAAGACGCCATGAAGCAGCTGATCCAGGATGCTGCCTTGCGCACCAGGAAAGAG GTTGAGAGTGTTCGTAAGCAGTGTAACGTTCAGATTCATCGCATGGCTGAGGAGCTGTCTGCCCTGCAGCTG GAATGTGCCGATAAAGAGACACAGATTGAAAGAGCCCATCGGGAGAGAAAAGCTGTGGAAGAGGAGCTGGAAAAG GTCTATAAAGAGGGCCGAGTTGGAGAGCCTGAGATGAGGAAGATGGAAGCTCTCCATCAGAGATGTTTAAATGCAGAACGACTGAAGGATGAAACGCAACTCACACTCAACAGCACGAAAAACAAGATGAAGAAGATGGAGATGGa GTATTCAGAGGAGCTGTCGCGCTGTCAGGAGGAGGTGCGGAGGCTACAGTCAGGGCTGATGAGCGCGAGAGAGGAGAGCACAGCCATTAGTGAGGAAAGAGTCACACTGCAGCAAGAGAACCAGCAGCTGCACAGAGACATGGAAGCACTCCGCAAAGAGTGTGCACTAGCTCAGAGACGAGCCAAACAACAG GTGTCTTCGATGCAGCAGGAGCTGTGTGTGAAGGAGCAGAGTTTGGAGTCCAGGCTGAGAGAGATGGAGGAGAGCAGTAAAAACTCCAGCGCTGGTTTGACCAGACTGCTGCTCGCTCAACAGAAAACCATCAGCCGCTACAAAGACGAGGCCAAAAACCTCACACAGGCTTTCCAGCAGAAACTCAGCAGCCTCAG GTCAGAGCTGAACAGACAGAAACAGCGTGTTCAGGAACTGGAGATCCAGATGGAAGCTGATCATCAGAAAATGCTGGAG TATGAGAGGCAGGTTTCAGAGCACCAGGAGAAAAACACTCGTCTGCAGTGGCGTCTTTCTCAGGCAGAGCAACGTGCAGCAAGCGCTTCACAACAG CTGAATGTGATGTCACAACGGAGAAAAGCTGCATCCATGATGGATCTTGAGACTTTATCATAG